The following nucleotide sequence is from uncultured Draconibacterium sp..
ATTTGGTACCGGAGGTGGTGGATTAATATCGGAAGACGGTTGGACCTGGAAGGGCGGGGGAGTAAGACCCGGTGGTGGAGCGGCACCCGATGCCATTAAGATTGGCGACCGCTACCTTATTATCTATGGTGCCACCGGTGGTGGTGCGAGAAGCGGACACAGGGGTACGATTCTTACCATGTGGAACAAAACACTTGATCCTAATTCTCCCGATTTTAAATACACAGAACCCATTGTTGTTGCTGCAACAGACGGTTATGAAGAGTGTGATGCCATTGATCCCGGTGTTTTGTTGGATCCAACCACAGGACGATTATGGTGTTCATTCGGAACCTATTATGGTACTATACGCATTATTGAACTTGACCCGAAAACCGGCAAACGTATGGAAGGAAATGAAGCCGTAGATGTGGCTGTTGCCTGCGAAGCAACAACCCTGATGTACCACAACGGTTGGTACTACCTGCTTGCTACACACGGCACTTGCTGCGATGGTTCCAATTCAACCTACAACATCGTTGTTGGTCGTTCCAGGAGTATAACAGGTCCTTACCTGGATAATGTGGGACGAACCATGTTAGAAGGTGGCGGGAAAATGGTTGCAGCATCGGGTGGAAGAGTTGTCGGTCCCGGACACTTTGGACTTATAGACCTTGGTGAAGGCGTTCAAAAAATGTCATGTCATTTTGAAGCTGATTTAGAACAAAGTGGCCGGAGTGTACTGGGTATTCGTCCGTTGCTTTGGAAAAATGACTGGCCTGTTGCCGGTGATCCTTTTAAAGAAGGAACATACGAAATTGAATCGGAAAGAAGAGGTTATGCTTTGGAATTGGTGGTTGATTTTGTGCGTATGCCACGTGGAACACGCGGATTTTGGCAAGATGCAGATGAACCGGTTGAACCAATTCCATCACAAACTTTAGAAGATGTAATTGACACCTGGCCAACGGGAGATATTGGCGTAAGAATTGGTGATTACATGTTCCGTCCGCACCAACGATGGACCATTACTGCAGTACCTGAAGCCGGTGGATATTTAGGCGGGCCTTACTATAAAATAGTTATTGAAGGTACAGAACGTGCATTGGCAGCAACAGCAGAAGCTGAAGTAATTGCAGTTCCGGAATTTACAGGTGCCGACGAGCAATTGTGGAGAATAGAGCAATTGATTGACGGAACGTTCAGAATAATGCCTAAGGTCGTTCCCAATTCAAATAAGAAGCTGGCGTTGGTATCTTCGGGTGATAGTACACCTACGCTTGCTGAATTTGATTTTAACAGCGACAATTCGAAATGGAATTTTAGGGATCATTAAAAAAGGGGATAAGAATATTTTGCGAAAGGCGCTTGTTGATTCAACATGCGCCTTTCTTTTTGATTGACCAATTTTGAATCGAAATCAGGTTATTAAAATGCGGGTCGGTGTTTATCATCCGGTTCCAGTAATCCCAGATAACTTCTGAATCGGGAAGGAGCAATCTGATAATTTTCCACAGCCTCTTTAACGGCACAACCGGGCTCGTGAGT
It contains:
- a CDS encoding family 43 glycosylhydrolase, encoding MKKIKIMGATALLSLFLSLTIKAQIGKPFIHDPSTIMECDGKYYTFGTGGGGLISEDGWTWKGGGVRPGGGAAPDAIKIGDRYLIIYGATGGGARSGHRGTILTMWNKTLDPNSPDFKYTEPIVVAATDGYEECDAIDPGVLLDPTTGRLWCSFGTYYGTIRIIELDPKTGKRMEGNEAVDVAVACEATTLMYHNGWYYLLATHGTCCDGSNSTYNIVVGRSRSITGPYLDNVGRTMLEGGGKMVAASGGRVVGPGHFGLIDLGEGVQKMSCHFEADLEQSGRSVLGIRPLLWKNDWPVAGDPFKEGTYEIESERRGYALELVVDFVRMPRGTRGFWQDADEPVEPIPSQTLEDVIDTWPTGDIGVRIGDYMFRPHQRWTITAVPEAGGYLGGPYYKIVIEGTERALAATAEAEVIAVPEFTGADEQLWRIEQLIDGTFRIMPKVVPNSNKKLALVSSGDSTPTLAEFDFNSDNSKWNFRDH